In a single window of the Streptomyces cinnabarinus genome:
- a CDS encoding TetR/AcrR family transcriptional regulator, with protein MRTRDGLVTAARRIFERDGYLDARIVDIAAEAKVATGSFYTHFSSKEDVFAAVLARLHDEMLHAGVSDGGDESDGERKDLWRGVEDANRAYLESYRRNAGLMAAMEQAAAVDPQFVRVRLERSRVFIDRSAAAIARLQQSGLADPELDPEIAARALSAMVSRLAYATFALGESLPFDTLIDTVTKLWTNALRMPRDRA; from the coding sequence ATGCGCACCCGCGACGGCCTGGTGACCGCGGCCCGGCGGATCTTCGAGCGGGACGGCTATCTGGACGCCCGCATCGTCGACATCGCAGCCGAGGCGAAAGTGGCCACCGGCAGCTTCTACACACACTTCTCATCCAAAGAGGACGTGTTCGCCGCCGTCCTCGCGCGGCTGCACGACGAGATGCTGCACGCAGGAGTCAGCGACGGCGGTGACGAGAGCGACGGCGAGCGCAAGGACCTGTGGCGAGGCGTCGAGGACGCCAACCGCGCCTATCTGGAGTCCTATCGCCGCAACGCCGGCCTGATGGCCGCCATGGAACAGGCCGCCGCCGTCGACCCGCAGTTCGTGCGCGTACGGCTGGAACGCTCGCGCGTATTCATCGACCGCAGCGCCGCCGCCATCGCCCGTCTCCAGCAGTCGGGCCTCGCCGACCCGGAGCTCGACCCGGAGATCGCCGCACGAGCCCTGAGCGCGATGGTCAGCCGGCTCGCGTACGCGACCTTCGCCCTGGGCGAATCCCTGCCCTTCGACACGCTGATCGACACCGTCACGAAGCTCTGGACGAACGCGCTGCGCATGCCGCGGGACCGAGCCTGA
- a CDS encoding DUF2855 family protein: MDNTTAATSWNLLIRRDGLSTAELADAPVPQVRDGEALLRVDRVGLTANNVTYAALGDAFRYWEFFPAPRAGWGIVPLWGFADVVASRVEGIETGSRYYGYFPSASHLLVRPDRVDERGFREASSHRVPLPRPYNAYALTTGDIAYEADREDLHVLFRPLFWTSFMLADWLVDNAFLGAKTVVLSSASSKTAYGAAHLLKGQGCEVVGLTSPRNLAFTEGLGCYDRVLTYEDVSGLPRTPTLYADFAGDAQLSARLGAHLGDLMVHEVVVGITNQEPAPAGTLAETGPAMFFAPDQMRKRIGDWGREGLDHRFADAWKEFLPVAEGWVDIVHSSGPQSLKRVWHEVQSGRTSPRTGHIITP; the protein is encoded by the coding sequence ATGGACAACACCACCGCTGCCACGTCCTGGAATCTGCTCATCCGCCGCGACGGCCTGTCCACCGCGGAGCTCGCCGACGCCCCCGTCCCCCAGGTGCGGGACGGCGAGGCGCTGCTGCGCGTCGACCGGGTCGGCCTGACCGCCAACAACGTTACCTACGCCGCGCTCGGCGACGCGTTCCGCTACTGGGAGTTCTTCCCGGCGCCCCGCGCCGGCTGGGGCATCGTCCCGCTGTGGGGTTTCGCCGACGTCGTCGCCTCCCGGGTCGAGGGCATAGAGACCGGCAGCCGCTACTACGGCTACTTCCCGTCGGCGAGCCACCTGCTGGTCCGCCCCGACCGAGTCGACGAGCGCGGCTTCCGCGAGGCCAGTTCCCATCGCGTGCCGCTGCCCCGGCCGTACAACGCCTACGCCCTCACTACCGGCGACATCGCCTACGAAGCCGACCGGGAAGACCTTCACGTTCTGTTCCGCCCGTTGTTCTGGACCTCGTTCATGCTGGCCGACTGGCTCGTCGACAACGCCTTCCTTGGTGCGAAGACCGTCGTCTTGTCCTCCGCGTCGAGCAAGACGGCCTACGGCGCCGCCCACCTGCTGAAGGGGCAGGGGTGTGAGGTGGTCGGCCTGACCTCCCCGCGCAACCTGGCCTTCACCGAGGGCCTCGGCTGCTACGACCGGGTGCTGACCTACGAGGACGTCTCCGGGCTCCCGCGCACTCCGACGTTGTACGCCGACTTCGCGGGCGACGCGCAGCTGTCCGCCCGGCTGGGCGCTCACCTGGGTGACTTGATGGTGCACGAGGTGGTCGTCGGGATCACCAACCAGGAACCCGCGCCCGCCGGCACCCTCGCGGAGACGGGGCCGGCCATGTTCTTCGCCCCCGACCAGATGCGCAAGCGCATCGGCGACTGGGGACGGGAAGGGCTGGACCACCGGTTCGCCGACGCGTGGAAGGAATTCCTGCCGGTGGCCGAGGGGTGGGTCGACATCGTGCACAGCAGCGGCCCGCAAAGCCTGAAGCGGGTCTGGCACGAGGTCCAGTCGGGGCGGACCTCGCCGCGCACCGGCCACATCATCACCCCGTAA
- a CDS encoding SDR family oxidoreductase, with protein sequence MTATGALRGGQTAGAALAGKVAIVTGGASGLGRATALALARAGARVVVADVDARAGREVADLVGGAFRACDVSDLDANRALVDFAQEEYGGVDIALLNAGVMTGCGVGEDFDLARYRRAMGANLDGVVFGTHAVLPALRVRGGGAIVATASLAGLAAVPLDPLYGANKHAVVGLARSLGPALAPDNVRFNAVCPGYAESRIIDPLRGMLSKQEMPIIPAEVVADTVLRIVTGDGAGECWYVQPGRESEPFRFRTVPGPGKLAGI encoded by the coding sequence ATGACCGCCACCGGGGCCCTCCGTGGAGGGCAGACGGCCGGCGCCGCGCTTGCGGGCAAGGTGGCGATCGTCACCGGCGGTGCCAGCGGACTCGGCCGGGCCACGGCACTCGCGCTGGCACGGGCCGGGGCGCGGGTGGTCGTCGCCGACGTCGACGCGCGGGCCGGCCGCGAGGTGGCCGACCTGGTCGGCGGCGCCTTCCGTGCCTGTGACGTGTCCGACCTGGACGCCAACCGTGCGCTGGTGGACTTCGCTCAGGAGGAGTACGGCGGTGTCGACATCGCACTCCTCAACGCGGGCGTCATGACCGGTTGTGGGGTGGGTGAGGACTTCGACCTGGCGCGCTATCGCCGGGCGATGGGCGCCAATCTCGACGGTGTGGTGTTCGGCACGCATGCGGTGCTGCCGGCGCTGCGGGTCCGCGGTGGCGGGGCGATTGTGGCGACCGCGTCCCTGGCGGGCCTGGCGGCGGTGCCGCTGGATCCGCTGTATGGGGCCAACAAGCACGCGGTGGTGGGGCTGGCGCGCTCGCTGGGGCCGGCTCTGGCGCCGGACAACGTGCGCTTCAACGCCGTCTGCCCCGGGTACGCCGAGTCGCGGATCATCGATCCGCTGCGCGGCATGCTGTCCAAGCAGGAAATGCCGATCATCCCGGCCGAGGTGGTGGCGGACACGGTGCTGCGGATCGTCACCGGCGACGGTGCGGGGGAGTGCTGGTACGTCCAGCCGGGCCGCGAATCGGAACCGTTCCGCTTCCGCACCGTCCCCGGCCCGGGCAAGCTCGCCGGCATCTGA